taagCTTATTTATCGCTTCTACATATGtgtatttaaattttctaaGCTGTTCTTTGAGCTCATCTTCTGGTATAAAATTCCAATTTGAGTTCACCGTAGCTGGTGATACTCCCAGATCACCAGCTTGATACTTGAGATTATTCATCATCAATATACActaatatacaataatatacatgGGTAttatgaaatttaaaaaattatttttttaaaatttgagaGTTTTGTAGTGTTTTAACTTTTCTTTATCTTTACACCTTGGATATATAACTTATCTCTGCCTGTAATTTtctgaaaaataaaaattttataaaggGAAAACACTCTCATTTGGTCATTTGAGAACACATAATTCGAGATATTCTTGAAATGGTAATCCATGTTCTCATACACATCTTGTGGTAAATCAAGTTTCTTACTGTCAAATAATGCTTTATACAGCTCCAGATACTCTTGAAATGGATGTGATTCCACCAGTTTTAACCCGATTTTACTACACAAATTCACAAATTTACGCCATGGAACTACATACTCACTTTCGTCTATGGATTCCATTAAAAAGAAATGGTATTTAAGTCCCCAATTACTATTTAACACCTCGTTTATCTCTGTATAACTTAAGCTTTCCgatgaattttttatctcCTCCACTGATTTCTCGTCCATAGTTATCTTAAATATCGGATTCCCAAACTCCCACACTTCTGACACATTATCAactttatactattagctatactaactatatattgTTATGTAAATGAGTTCGTTACCGGAGCTGTGTGAATTGTTTAAGTTTGATGCTAATTCTTTGGAGAGTTGATCACAACAGATGGTTGAGCCTATAAAAAGTCCTCCTTCATTTAGAGAATTGTGTATTTTCTCAAGTATAAAGTTAGTTGAGGTTTCAGTGTCGAGCATGTAATGAATTGCCAGTTGTATTGAAACCACATCAAaggtattatttttaatgaacATTGAGTAGATTTTAGGGTCAAGTAAGTTCCCATGATGAAACTCTGCGTTAAATGAAAGTGTTCTCTTCCTCTGACCGTATCTTCTTCTAGCTTCATTAATTTCCCTCAGCGATATGTCAATTCCCATGAGTTTTCTAATTTTCTTAGTGTTATATTTATCCAAATCCTGAGCGTGACCACAGGCTAGTTCTAACACTGAGGCGTTTTTCTTAATATTACATAGGATTAAAACTCTTTTCACCAAGTTATTGTACTTCCTCAAAGCTTCTATTGCTGATTCCTGTTGTCTTATGACTTTCCTAGTATCATAATGGATCTGTGCAAACTCTGCTGTATCTCCAAATAAATTCGGATAATAATCCAAGGCATCATCCTTTCTATCTAGAGTGTCAAGTTGCGAGTCAACCAGTGTGCCATTGAATAAATCAAGTAACATTCGAGTATTAGATTCTAGAAGTGAGACTATGTAACCAAATCTGTTAGGTTTAGATTCTATTAACCTTTTATACTGTCTGTAAAGCTGTGAGTTATTTGGAATCTTCGAGGAGTCTGTAGAAACTTGTATAATCTTAACCTTTGACTCTTCAGAATTATCAACGTCAATAAATGGGTTAGAGTTGGAACTATTTGTAGCAATAAACGTCTCATAAAACGAAGTAATTAGTTCCTGAATTCCAAGACCACAAAGTTCATCATTAATTGGAATATCCCACTCGTCGACAACTTCaaggttaaattttatgaacTTTACATTCTCCAATTTATTCGTGTTATAAGTTCTCAAATGACGAAATAACATCTTCAAAACTGATCCTCTAGTCTCTGTGGCATTGTGGTTAACAGATATTATACAGTTAGTTTGAACCTTAAAATGGTAATCTGACTGAGGtctatatactataatactatccaaataattgtaagtatattgttttaaatcattaaagttcaatttttcattaaatataaacgGGATTCTATATATGATTGAATGACAAAACCCTTCcttattattaactttagAGTCAGAGTTACCAGTTTTAGTATTATACACAAGTTCAACTTCTAGATAATCATTATTTTGTACTAATTTACAGTAGTCAGATTTACTTACAAAGAGGTTCAAATATAAAGAATCCAAGCACTGTTTTGATATGTTTGGTACAAATTTTACCTtgttaaaatcaaaatccAAAACCGCTTCAGTCTCAGTTGGTAAATATATGCTTCTTGATTTGACTACACTCATTAATTTTCCTATTTGGAAGACCACATTACATGACAGAGGGTCTGAAATGCTATCTAAACTTTCCTTTATACTATGACATATCCGATTATGTATTGTATTCTCGTTATACTGtttatcaaataaattatagcCCTCAATTAGTAAGGGATTATCTGAAGATGTCAGTTCTTTAAATCCAGAATCTGTGGAATCCTCCTTAGATACTTTACGTCTACTCTTAGGCCTATTAATCATTATAACAGATTATCACGTAAAGATCATTTTGACACaaaatgtgtttagataaaatacttatattttatacattttacacattacaattataataaaaatttaacattaaatattttacatttaatcTAATCTACaatatacatataataaattttataaattt
Above is a window of Theileria parva strain Muguga chromosome 2, complete sequence, whole genome shotgun sequence DNA encoding:
- the ABD1 gene encoding mRNA capping enzyme family protein; its protein translation is MINRPKSRRKVSKEDSTDSGFKELTSSDNPLLIEGYNLFDKQYNENTIHNRICHSIKESLDSISDPLSCNVVFQIGKLMSVVKSRSIYLPTETEAVLDFDFNKVKFVPNISKQCLDSLYLNLFVSKSDYCKLVQNNDYLEVELVYNTKTGNSDSKVNNKEGFCHSIIYRIPFIFNEKLNFNDLKQYTYNYLDSIIVYRPQSDYHFKVQTNCIISVNHNATETRGSVLKMLFRHLRTYNTNKLENVKFIKFNLEVVDEWDIPINDELCGLGIQELITSFYETFIATNSSNSNPFIDVDNSEESKVKIIQVSTDSSKIPNNSQLYRQYKRLIESKPNRFGYIVSLLESNTRMLLDLFNGTLVDSQLDTLDRKDDALDYYPNLFGDTAEFAQIHYDTRKVIRQQESAIEALRKYNNLVKRVLILCNIKKNASVLELACGHAQDLDKYNTKKIRKLMGIDISLREINEARRRYGQRKRTLSFNAEFHHGNLLDPKIYSMFIKNNTFDVVSIQLAIHYMLDTETSTNFILEKIHNSLNEGGLFIGSTICCDQLSKELASNLNNSHSSEVWEFGNPIFKITMDEKSVEEIKNSSESLSYTEINEVLNSNWGLKYHFFLMESIDESEYVVPWRKFVNLCSKIGLKLVESHPFQEYLELYKALFDSKKLDLPQDVYENMDYHFKNISNYVFSNDQMRVFSLYKIFIFQKITGRDKLYIQGVKIKKS